The following nucleotide sequence is from Haliscomenobacter hydrossis DSM 1100.
TCCTTTTGATCGCCTGCTGGTGGTGGCTTTTTTTCAAAAAAAAGCGACCCAAGGCCACCACGTTTCCAACACCGTGGAGGTCCATCCTAAGCAAAAAAGTTGCTTTTTATATGGAGCTTTCAGCAGGAGAAAAGGTCCGTTTTGAGGAGAGTGTACTCCTGTTTTTGGACAAAGTCCGCATCACTGGCATTGACACTGACCTGAATGATACCGACAAACTGCTGGTAGCTGCGAGTGCAGTCATCCCGCTCTTCGGATTTCCAGGATGGCGTTACCGCAACCTGCGCGAGGTGCTTTTATACGATGGGCCATTCAACCAGGACTACGAGACTGAGCAGGGCAAAGCCCGCAATATCCTGGGCATGGTGGGCAGCGGCAGCATGAACCATATGATGATTTTGTCCAAACCAGCCCTGCACCAAGGCTTTGATCAGCAGCGTTCCCACCACAATGTAGGCATCCACGAGTTTGTTCACTTGCTCGACAAAGCAGACGGTGCTACGGATGGCCACCCGGAAGCGTTACTCCCACAACCCTACTTGACACCCTGGTTGAAACTGATGCACCGCGAAATTGCAGCGATCAAAGCCGGAAGGTCTGATATCAATGTTTATGGCAGTACCAACGAGGCCGAGTTTTTTAGCGTTGTCAGTGAATATTTTTTCCAACAGCCGGAGCGCCTGGAAAAAAACCACCCGGCGCTGTTTAATATGTTGGAAAAGATTTTTAGGCAAGATTTGGCGTAGTTAAATTTAGACGCTGATAGTCGGAAAAACGATGGCACCGCTCTTACACGGTGCCATCTATGTTTGCCCAAGGTAAACGGAATGCCTTCCGTTTTACAGCAAACTTAACCCTCTCCTAATTTCTTTACTGGGTCACGTTTAGGTATAAAGTATCCGAACTGATCGCTGTAAATATCCCCAGGCCGTTTTTGACATTGGTTGGAGGCGACTTCAGGTTCTGCGAATTGTCGCCCGAGTCTTGGTACAGCAGTGCGTATTCCGGGTTGATGTGGTACAAAATGACCCGGTGTTGGCCGTAGTATTGAAACTGCCTGCTGTTGATCTCGAAGGAGTTATTTTGCGTGGGTTCAACCCGAAACAAACGCGAGGGCAGGTCGCCTCCACCAAACATACCAAGGTCAAAAATTGGGTCGGGATCGGTTTCGGTATTTTCCACCACCAGGAGGTAATAGGTCAAGTCGGGATTGTTCCAACTGAATTTGACGGGATCGGGAAAATTTAAACTCCCGGAAGGTGGAAAGCTGATTTGCGGAATTTTAATGGAACGCGCATCCTGGGTAAAATCCTCCGGTTTGGCCAAAACTTTGGTTTCCGCACTCACGGTTTTTCCCTGGAACTCAAACTCCAGCTGATAGTTTTCCCCAACTTTGATTTGCAGGCCATTATTGCCCATGCGGTAAATGCCATCTCCCTGGGGGATCAGGCTATAGGACTGATTGCCCGCTTTGATGCGGATGTCGAGCTTATCCAGGTCTGCGGGATCTAAATTGAGGTCATCGGCAAAGGGAGATTTTCGGCTGATTTTTAACTCCACTGGATTGTCAGCGTACAAATAGCCTTCTACCACGGGCTGGTCGTTGAAGCTTACCGCGTTATTGTCTTCGCAGGCCTGAAAAGCCATGCCCATCATCAGAACCAAGGCCAGGATGCGGTATTGGATGAAAGTATACTTTTTCATAGGGATCGTGGATTAAAATTTCATGGTAAAAGTGAGATTGGGCGTAAAACCCAGATAGTTTTTGTCCACTTCGTATACACTGCCGTCTTCAATCTGGTATTCTTTGTACCACACGTTTTTGCGGCCGTAAACATTGAACAGGGATAGTCCCAAACTGCCGCGTTCCGAGCCATCAGGTCGGGGATTGAAATTGCAGGTCAAACCCACATCGAAGCGGTGGTAGTCGGGCAAACGGCTGCCGTTTTTGGCACTCGTGGTGATGTAATCTTCCTCAACGCCATCCAGTAAGGTGATGCTGTACCCGCCGTCAGGAGCAGTGTAAGGACGGCCCGTGGCGTAAATCCAGGTGGCCGAAAGGTCCCAGCGACCCATTTTGCGCATGGCTACTGCTTTGAACTCATGGCTGACATCCTGATTGGCGGCAAAATATTCCTCCCCGTAAATGTCGATTTGGTTGCGCGCCTGGCCCAGGGTATAACTCACCCACCCGGTGATACTGCCACTTTTTTTCTGTGCCAAAAACTCGATGCCCTGGGAATACCCTCGCCCAGAATAGAAGTTCTCTTCATAACTGATTTGTCCGGGGCGCAAGGCGTAGCGCAAGGAGTATTCCGAGATGCCATCCAGTTTTTTGTAATACGTTTCAACGGAAAACAAGTATTTTGGCGTTTCATAAGCCGTGCCCAGGATGTAATGCCAGGCTGAACTTACGGGTACGTTTTGGTCGTTGGAAAGGATCCAAAAATCCCGACTACCCGAGAGCAAATCTTCACGTACCACCCGGTTGGCAAACTGGTAGTACTTGCCCCAGGCCGCGTTTGCCCGGAACCTGGAGCTGATCCGATAGGTCGCGTTCAGGCGTGGTTCGAAATAAGTTTTTCCGGTAGGTTCAAAATACGATACCCGCAGCCCCGGCGTAAGGTCGATTTTTTTATTAGACAGGTGGATTTTGTCTTGTACATAAACAGCGCCCAGTACCCCTTTGTCTTTCCGATCTAAAATAGAGAGGGTATCGTTTTGGCCAAAATTGTAGGCAATATCGTAGTTGGTAAATGCAAAGCCAAAACTTACACTATTCCCTTCGTTGAGGTCATACGTAAAATCAGAGCGCAGGCTCCAATCCTTCACGTTGTTGGTTTCGATCAAGCCGTTACGCACCTCGCGTTCTTCGCCATCAGCATTGGTGAAACTGCCTTGCATGGTACGGTCGCGGTCCGAGTAATAATTGGAAAAACTCAAAAGGGTATTGCCGTATAACTTGGGCGAAAACCGGCGCGACCATTTCAAACTGCTTCCGATGTTGCCGTAATTGGTGAGGTCGGTGTTGTTGATGCCACCATCGTCACTGCCGCCGAATAAGCCGCCAAAATTGATGCTGGTACTGTTGTCCAGGTAATCAGTGCCATTGAAAAAGCTTAACGCAAAAATGTCGGACTTACCCGCGCGCCAAGTCACCTTTCCATTCAAGTCGTAGAAGTAAGAAGCCACCGTTGAGTTGAAACTGGGTCCACCTGAGCCGCCAAAAGGACCACCGCCGCCACCTAGTCGTCGACCCGGCCCCGGCCCTTCTTCTTCGTCCTTAAACCGATTGAAAATTTGGTTGTAAATCGGGCCCCTCCAGGATCGTCTCCCGGTGGCCAGATAGCTGATTTTTTTGCCAATCGGCCCTTCGACATAGGCATTGGCGCTGAGCAAGCTGATGTCGCCGCCCGCTGCAAAACGTTTGGAGTTGCCCTCTTTGCCCGTGATTTCGGTTACGCTGGACAAGCGCCCGCCAAACCGCGACTCAAAGCCTCCCCTGTACAACTGCAAATCTTTCAGTGCATTGTAATTGAAGGCGGAGAAAAAACCGTACAAATGGTCTACGTGGTACACCGTAAACCCATCGTACAAAATCAGGTTTTGATCGGGTGTGCCGCCGCGCACAAAAAGGCCAGAGGTGCTTTCATTGGCGGCAGACACCCCTGGCAAAAGCTGTAAAGAACGCATAATATCCCGTTCCCCTACGTTCGGTAGTTTGGCCAATTGTTTGGGTGTAAGTTGTACAATGCTACCCGCTTCATTGGGACGCATGAGGGCTTCGCTTTGGGCGGTAATCGTGACTTCATCCAGTTGAAGGGAACCTTCCGGGATCATCTCAATGACCAGATTGGTTTTGGACAAATTCGGAGACAGGCCCAATTCCTGTGTTTTGTAGCCCAAATAAGAAATGATCAGCGTATTGGTATCAGTCGGTACTTTGTGCAAAGTGAAATAACCATCCGGGTTGGAATTGGCACCTAAACTGGATTTTTTGACCTGGATATTGGCAAAAGGTAAGGATTCGCCAGTGCTGGCATCTTTGATTACCCCGCTTAGGGTAAAATTGCTGGCGCTGGGTGGGCCTTGGTATTTTTTTTGCGCTTGCCCAGGTCTTTGGCTATTGGGATCATCGGTACGTCGCATCAAATAGATGACCTGGTCTTTGCCATTCAGGTACCACTTGAGTTGCAGGCGCTTACACCAGCGGTTGAGTACTTCTTCAAGGCTCAGGTTAAAGGGACGGTCTTCGATGGTGGTGCTGCTGAGCAATTTCGGATTCCCCTCGAAACGGATTCCCGTCTCCGCTTGCAATTGCCGCAGCACTTCGGCCAGGGTGCCGTGGTAAAAACGATCCAGTTTGTAGGAATGCAGCAATTTCACAATGGTCAGCGAATCCACGGACCCATTGCCATTACTTTGAGCGCTGAGTGTAACGCCTGTCCCCAGTAAAAACAAACACAGTAGGCTAGTAAATATTCGATTCATAAACGCAAGTTTTAGCTCAAAAACCCCAAATAATCTTGATGATTTCGGGCTAAAGATGAAGCATCTGCACCGTTGCGTTGGTCGGGTAGCTGACGCTCGTGACCAAGTGTATACCAAGCCTGAAAATGTGGAGATGAGTAGGGGAAATGTGGAGATGGAGAGTTTTTGCCTACTTCAGTTTAAAATAGTTGTCTACGCGTTCACGAAACGATTCGCCCAGGGGCAATTCATGCCCTTTAATGACCAGAGCATTTTTGCGCAGCGCATCTATTTTGTCCAAAGCCACAATGTAAGAGCGGTGAATACGGGAAAAATCAGGACTGGGCAAGGCTTCTTCTACTGCCTTTAGATTCATCCGCGTGACCAGGGGCTTGGGAGCGTTTTGCAAAAAGATTTTTACATAATCCTTGAGCCCTTCTACAAACAGGATTTCCTTAAAAGAGACTTTGACCAGACTGTAATCAATGTGTACCATCATGAAGTCCGCCTTTGCATTTTCTTCACCGGAGACCAGCTCGGCAGTTGTTACCCGCTTACGAAGTTGATGCCATTCCTGGGCTTTGTTACAGGCTTTGAAAAAACGCTCGAAGCTCACTGGTTTCACTAAATAATCGAGTGCATTCAGGTCATAGCTCTCCAAGGAATATTGTTTGTGTGCGGTTACGAATACAATCAAGGGAGGCTGGCTCAAAGATTTTACAAAAGACATTCCATCCAACCCCGGCATCTGGATGTCGAGAAAAATGAGGTCGGGTTGATGTTCATGGATGGCTTGAATGGCCTCAAAGGCATTTTTACAACGCCCCACATTGGTGATAAAGGGGATGCGCGACAGATTGTCTTCCAACAAATCCAGGGCGAGTGGCTCATCATCTACAATAATGCACTTCATGTGGTTCAGGCTTTATTCTCCCAATTCAATGTCCAATTCGACCAAAAATTCACCTTCCAGTTGTTCGACCTTAAAGGTAAAACGTTGAGGATAAATCAACTCCAGACGCCTGCGCAGGTTGCTCAAGCCCAGCCCAGCGGAGGGAATATTTTCTTCAGCGGATTTGTTGAGCAGTGCCACGTTGCTGCAACTGTTTTTGAGCATCAATACCAGGTGATGTTGTTCCTTCACCTCCAGCTTTAAATCGATGTAAGGTGCCCCCATTACTTGCGAACTGTACTTGAACGCATTTTCAATCAAGGGAATCAACAGCATGGGTGCAATTTGCTGATGTTGAATGGCGGTGTCGTCAATGTTGATGTTCAGGCTGATGTGTTCATCAAAACGCAATCGTTGCAAATTGATGTAGCTTTGGATGTAGTCAATTTCACTTTTGAGGGGGATAAAATCCTGATCGGTTTCGTAAATCGTGTAGCGCATCAACTCCGACAACTTGAGCAGTGAAGGCTCCAACAACTCCGATTTTTTACGCGCCAGGGCCGTAAGGCTGTTCAACACGTTGAACAAAAAATGTGGACTGATTTGGGAGCGCAAAAAACGCAGCTCGGAGCGCAGGTTTATAGTTTCCCGCTCTTTGTACAGTTTTTCCTTGTTGCGGTGCTCGATAAAAATCCGGAACCCCGAGCTAAGCACGATCGTAATCAAACCGGGGAAGAATAAAAAAAACCAACGCATCATTCTAAAATCCCGATCCGCCAAAAGTGGTTGGTCTGGCATGTCTGGCAATTCAGGAAAAGGGAAATGGTACAAAGCCAAAGCCCTGAGCGCCAGCACGACCAAGATACCTAAGCCGTAAGCCAAATATTTTTTTTTGAAAAAATACTGCGGCATCAGCCAATAGGCATTCAGGTAAAAAATCAGGATTTGCAGCAGGCTACTTATCCAAAACAAACTGGGCGGCCGGGGCAATTTGATTACAGCTGCGGATCCTGACCAGGTGGAAAGAATGGGCAAGGAGTAAAACACCGCCCAGGCCAGCAGGTGATAGAATATGATGCGGTATTTCGGCATTGTGCAGTGTCATTTGTAGTCCGGATACCAAAGGTAAAGCAATTCATAGGTAATGCGAAAGAGGTAGGAAGGGTTAGAGAAATTAGGCAATTACGATTTTGAACCCAACATCCAATTATTAGGATTTTATAAACATGAGTTATTTAAACATTCCACAGATTTCAGCATCTTGCACTCCAACACCAATGTAGACCATGAGCGAATTCCAATGCTACCAATTCAAGTCCTTTGACCGTCCACTGACTGAAGACGAGTGCAAAGAGGTGGGCACCTGGTCGAGTCGGGCACAGGTCACGGCCAATTCGGCGACGTTTATCTACCACTACGGCGATTTCCGCAAAAGCCCCGAATGGGCGGTAGAACTGTACTTCGATGCCATGATTTATTTTGCCAATTGGGGCACCCGACGACTGCTGTTTCGGCTTCCAACTTCCATGATTGACGCCAAAGCACTGAAAAAGTTTTGCATCGAAAACGATTGGAGTTCCGATTTCATCAACTTCCAAAAAAAAGGGGCAGTTTACCTGCTCTATTTGCATTTGTCCAATGAGGAAGGCGGAGTGTGGATGGAAGAAGATGATTTTGACATAGACGTACTAGGCAAAATCCGGGATGACCTGATGGAGGGCGATTACCGAGCGCTGTACTTGCTTTGGGCTAAATTTGCTACTGCTGAAACAGACGACGACGAGGAAGATCAAGATAAAAAGGCCAAATTGCAGCTTCCTCCACCGGTACCACCCAATCTGAAAAAATTGAATGCGACCTTAAAAGCCTTCATCGAGTTTTTTGAAATTGATGAATCGATTGTGTCGGCCGCTCAAGCTGCCAGTGTTGAGCGTGCAAAAGAGGCTGTTGATTACAAAAAATTGCTTCAACTGCTTCCAGATGAAGAAAGGATTGAATGGTTGGAGCGCGTGATAAACGGGGAGCCTAAATTGAGTGTGCTTCTAAAAAAAACGGCTGGAGAAGTTGGGGAAATCGTGAGGAGGAGAGCGGCCATGACATGAGTTCGAAGATTTATAACTCTAATGTACAATGTTAGATATGGATAGTGCTAATGCTTACACGATAAATTTGTATTCAATCCTTTCGAAAATCCCCGAACTTATGTTATTTTAAAGTCAACCAACTCGTAGTTAACATTTCGTCCGCCTTCCCCAGTTTGTTGCAAGATGCCTTTTTCTACCAGGTCTTTGATGTCCCGCAAGGCGGTGTCGGTAGAAGTTTTGGCAATTTTAGCCCATTTAGAGCTTTGTAGTTTGCCTTCAAAACCGTCAAAGAGTTTGTTGAGCATCAATCGTTGGCGTTCGTTGATGGCAGTATGTTCGTGTAGTTTCCAAAACTCGGCTTTGCGCACTATTTTTTGGGTAGTGTTTTCGGTGGCGAGCAGCGCATTTTTGAGGCAATGCAAAAACCAATCGAGCCATTCCGTGATGTCGCCTGAGCTGTGTTGCACTTGTTGCAATACTTCGTAATAGCGTTTGCGTTCGGCCAATATTTGGCTCGACATGCTGTAAAAACGTTCTCCACTGCCTTCGGCACGGGCAAGCAACATGTCGGTGATGGCTCTGCCAATTCTGCCGTTTCCGTCATCAAAGGGGTGAATGATGATGAACCAAAAGTGCGCGATGGCAGCTTTTAAAACCGGGTCAATGCTATTTTCATTATTGAACCAATCCAGGAATTTGTCCATTTCCGTTTTTACCAAGGCGGGATTTACGGCTTCGTAATGCACTTTTTCTTTGCCCATTGCACCCGAAACCACTTGTATTTCGGCGCTGCGGTAGCGGCCCACTTCTATTTTGTAAGGTCCGCTGTACCCTGTGGGGAAAAGTGCGGCGTGCCAACCACACAAACGTTTTTCGGTTAAAGGCGTGGAATGGCGTTGAGTGGCATCCAGCATCATTTCCACCACACCTTCGATGTGGCGACTGCTTGGCACCAGTCCTGCAGTGTTGATCCCCAAACGCCGGGCAATGGACGAACGCACCTGGTCATAATTGAGCAATTCGCCTTCTATCTCTGATGATTTTACTACGTCTAGGGTTAAGGTGGTAAGCGTAGCTTCTTCCTTAGCAGAAAAGCCCAAAGCGTTCATTTGTCCGATTATTTTGCCTTGCATGTGCCGCACCTCACCAAATACGACGTTGATGGCTTTGTCCTGCCAGGAGAAATGGGTCCAGTTAGGGTGCTCGTAGATGTATTTTGGCATGGATTGGAAGGTTTTGCGGTAAATGTAGGGGTTTTTTGCCGCATTTTTGCGGGGGTTGTTGTGTTTTTTTGCCGCATGGGGGTAGACAGAGGCTTGTGTTTTTTGGATGTTCTCGCTAGTATTGCATACCGTCCGAGACGTTGCGTTCGGGCGGGCAATCGAAGCACAAAAGGCGAATTTATGACTAAAGTTCAATTGAAAACTGCTATTGAGTTTTGTACTTCAGCCCGCCTGACGCAAAATCTTTGTTAATGGTCCGTTGTTTTTTCTGTCAAGTTTCTTGCCATTCTAAATCCAAGGTCGTCAATTTTAAATTTTAAAGGATGACTTCTTCTTCGAGTTGTCGCCATTACACTTCGCTCTTCGTCAGCCCAACCGCCACCTCTAAAAACTCTGTATGAGCCATAAACTGTTTCGTCATAAATGTCCGAACACCATTCCCAAACGTTGCCGAGCATATCGTAAAGTCCCCAAGAATTAGGTTCTTTTTGTCCAACGATATGCGTTGTCATTGATGAATTGTCTTTGAACCAAGCCGCACTATTTATATCTCCATATCTAATTCCAGTTGTCCCAGCCTTACAAGCATATTCCCATTCTGCCTCGGTCGGTAAACGAAATCCATTTGCGGTGATGTCAAATGAAATTTCTTCGCTATCCTTTTTGATTTCATAACAAGGATTTAGTCCCGTTTGATTTGATAACTTATTGCAAAAAATCACAGCCTCTTTCCAAGTAACTGTCTCAACAGGATGTCTGTTACCTTTTATTGTACTTGGGTCTTCATTTGTAATTGAAAAATATAATTCTTGTGTTACTGGAAATTTTGCAAGCAAAATAGGTTTTACCTCAACAGTCCATCTCTCTTTTGTTCTGTCGTCTCTCAATTCAATTTTTCCTCTTGGTATTTCCACCATTTGGTGATCAAAGGTTGAGATTTCAATCGTTTTGTTTTCTTCTTCGGTCACTTGCTTTTTTATTGGTCAATAATTGTCTGTTGATGTGGTTGCCCTACAATGACCGCTAACGCGCTGCGGCTTGACGAAGTTCCGAAAAATAATGGAGCGAAGAGATTGTTTTTCGGAATTTTGCAAAACCGCAGTTGTACGTAAGGCGACCCCTGACGACCCCAGCCAGCAATCTTTGGAATCACCCGTAAATCTTCAAATTGGCCAAAGACCTTGTGAATTCCCCCCAGCCGCCCCCATACCCTAAAAATCCATGTTTAAGATAAGATTGTACAAAAATCTCACCCATACTTTATAGATTTTTGAACGCTAAATTAAGGCGCATTCAAGTGCGGCCATGAAAAGTAAAATGGATCAAGACTCAGGGGTAAAATCCGTTTTGTAGGTCTTCTTAGAAACTACACCATTGTTTACCAACACGCTCGTTTACATGCTAACAACCGAACTGATAGGTCGCTTCCATCCACTGATTGTACACATGCCCATCGGCATCTTGTTCTTTGCCTTTGCACTGATGGTTTTTCAGCGCATTCGAAAAATTGACATTGATGTGGTGATCAGCTTTGCGTTGTTTTCAGGTGCATTGTGCTCAGTCGCTGCTTGTGTGGCGGGCTGGGTTTTGGCGCAATCGGGGGAATACGACGCGGCGCTGGTCTCGGTACACCAATGGACCGGAATTGCGACCACCGCCTTGGCCGCGCTGGCTTTTGCAATCAAACGTTTCCGCTGGATCTTTATGATCAGCACGGTCATCCTGTTGACCTTGGCGGGCCATTACGGAGGAAATTTAACCCACGGCGAAGACTACCTTTTCCCCAAAAAGAAAACCGCGCAACAGCTAAGCATTCCCAATCTGGATAGCCTACAAACGGCAGAATTGGCCAGTACTAACGCCAGTACGGCTACAAACTCCGGCAATGAAGGCGTTCCACAAACCGTTGAACGAAAAACCTTTATTTACCGCGATTACGTGGTGCCTATTTTGGAAAACAAGTGTTACAGTTGCCATTCGGCTACCAAAATGAAAGGGGGACTTCGCCTGGATACCGAAGCATTCATCAAAAAAGGTGGAAAAAACGGCAGCATCCTGAGTCCCGGAAATCCCAACGCCAGCAGCATCTTCAGCTGCTTGCTGCTCCCCCCCGACGATGACAACCACATGCCCCCCAAAGGCAAACCCCAGCTCAGCGAACAGGAAATTGCCGCCCTGCATTTTTGGATCAAAAAGGGCGCATCTTTCCAGGAACAGATCGAAACCATTACCATTGGCGCAGGTAGCAACCCGACTGCACTGGCGATCCCCAGCCTCAAATTGAGTGAGTTCCCCAAAGCCCCCAACGTCGATAGTGTCACCAAGGGATCAATCAATGTACCCGGAAGCAGCTCCAGTCAAGAGGCCGGTATCCTGAGTACCCCCGTCGATGCAGCAACACCCGCGGCCTTGACTCAATTGCAACAAAATAACATCATCATCAGCGATTTTGGCCAGGGCAGCAATTACCTCATGGCGAATTTTGTCAATGTAAAAAAATACCGCGCCGCATTGCTGGATGACTTAAAAAGCATCAACAATCAAGTGTTGAGAATCCGCTTGAGCAATCAACCGGTGCAGGACGATGACCTCAAAAAATTGGCTAGTTTTAAAAACTTAACCTGGCTCAATTTGGAAAAAACCAGCATTAGCGACGCTGGTCTGCCGCATTTACAAAACCTGCCCAACCTGGAACAACTCAACTTGTACGGAACGAACATTACGGATCGAGGACTACTGGCACTGCCGAAATGCGTCCACTTGAAAACGCTCTACTTGTGGCAAACCAAAGTCAGTACCACGGGAGTTGAACAATTGAAAAAGGCCATGCCACAATTACAAATCGTGATGGGGGGATTCCAATTTGTCAAACCCGATTCCATGGGC
It contains:
- a CDS encoding formylglycine-generating enzyme family protein, whose amino-acid sequence is MVEIPRGKIELRDDRTKERWTVEVKPILLAKFPVTQELYFSITNEDPSTIKGNRHPVETVTWKEAVIFCNKLSNQTGLNPCYEIKKDSEEISFDITANGFRLPTEAEWEYACKAGTTGIRYGDINSAAWFKDNSSMTTHIVGQKEPNSWGLYDMLGNVWEWCSDIYDETVYGSYRVFRGGGWADEERSVMATTRRRSHPLKFKIDDLGFRMARNLTEKTTDH
- a CDS encoding c-type cytochrome domain-containing protein, with the translated sequence MLTTELIGRFHPLIVHMPIGILFFAFALMVFQRIRKIDIDVVISFALFSGALCSVAACVAGWVLAQSGEYDAALVSVHQWTGIATTALAALAFAIKRFRWIFMISTVILLTLAGHYGGNLTHGEDYLFPKKKTAQQLSIPNLDSLQTAELASTNASTATNSGNEGVPQTVERKTFIYRDYVVPILENKCYSCHSATKMKGGLRLDTEAFIKKGGKNGSILSPGNPNASSIFSCLLLPPDDDNHMPPKGKPQLSEQEIAALHFWIKKGASFQEQIETITIGAGSNPTALAIPSLKLSEFPKAPNVDSVTKGSINVPGSSSSQEAGILSTPVDAATPAALTQLQQNNIIISDFGQGSNYLMANFVNVKKYRAALLDDLKSINNQVLRIRLSNQPVQDDDLKKLASFKNLTWLNLEKTSISDAGLPHLQNLPNLEQLNLYGTNITDRGLLALPKCVHLKTLYLWQTKVSTTGVEQLKKAMPQLQIVMGGFQFVKPDSMGAGKKELKQAL
- a CDS encoding sensor histidine kinase, producing the protein MPKYRIIFYHLLAWAVFYSLPILSTWSGSAAVIKLPRPPSLFWISSLLQILIFYLNAYWLMPQYFFKKKYLAYGLGILVVLALRALALYHFPFPELPDMPDQPLLADRDFRMMRWFFLFFPGLITIVLSSGFRIFIEHRNKEKLYKERETINLRSELRFLRSQISPHFLFNVLNSLTALARKKSELLEPSLLKLSELMRYTIYETDQDFIPLKSEIDYIQSYINLQRLRFDEHISLNINIDDTAIQHQQIAPMLLIPLIENAFKYSSQVMGAPYIDLKLEVKEQHHLVLMLKNSCSNVALLNKSAEENIPSAGLGLSNLRRRLELIYPQRFTFKVEQLEGEFLVELDIELGE
- a CDS encoding DUF4249 family protein, encoding MKKYTFIQYRILALVLMMGMAFQACEDNNAVSFNDQPVVEGYLYADNPVELKISRKSPFADDLNLDPADLDKLDIRIKAGNQSYSLIPQGDGIYRMGNNGLQIKVGENYQLEFEFQGKTVSAETKVLAKPEDFTQDARSIKIPQISFPPSGSLNFPDPVKFSWNNPDLTYYLLVVENTETDPDPIFDLGMFGGGDLPSRLFRVEPTQNNSFEINSRQFQYYGQHRVILYHINPEYALLYQDSGDNSQNLKSPPTNVKNGLGIFTAISSDTLYLNVTQ
- a CDS encoding TonB-dependent receptor, yielding MNRIFTSLLCLFLLGTGVTLSAQSNGNGSVDSLTIVKLLHSYKLDRFYHGTLAEVLRQLQAETGIRFEGNPKLLSSTTIEDRPFNLSLEEVLNRWCKRLQLKWYLNGKDQVIYLMRRTDDPNSQRPGQAQKKYQGPPSASNFTLSGVIKDASTGESLPFANIQVKKSSLGANSNPDGYFTLHKVPTDTNTLIISYLGYKTQELGLSPNLSKTNLVIEMIPEGSLQLDEVTITAQSEALMRPNEAGSIVQLTPKQLAKLPNVGERDIMRSLQLLPGVSAANESTSGLFVRGGTPDQNLILYDGFTVYHVDHLYGFFSAFNYNALKDLQLYRGGFESRFGGRLSSVTEITGKEGNSKRFAAGGDISLLSANAYVEGPIGKKISYLATGRRSWRGPIYNQIFNRFKDEEEGPGPGRRLGGGGGPFGGSGGPSFNSTVASYFYDLNGKVTWRAGKSDIFALSFFNGTDYLDNSTSINFGGLFGGSDDGGINNTDLTNYGNIGSSLKWSRRFSPKLYGNTLLSFSNYYSDRDRTMQGSFTNADGEEREVRNGLIETNNVKDWSLRSDFTYDLNEGNSVSFGFAFTNYDIAYNFGQNDTLSILDRKDKGVLGAVYVQDKIHLSNKKIDLTPGLRVSYFEPTGKTYFEPRLNATYRISSRFRANAAWGKYYQFANRVVREDLLSGSRDFWILSNDQNVPVSSAWHYILGTAYETPKYLFSVETYYKKLDGISEYSLRYALRPGQISYEENFYSGRGYSQGIEFLAQKKSGSITGWVSYTLGQARNQIDIYGEEYFAANQDVSHEFKAVAMRKMGRWDLSATWIYATGRPYTAPDGGYSITLLDGVEEDYITTSAKNGSRLPDYHRFDVGLTCNFNPRPDGSERGSLGLSLFNVYGRKNVWYKEYQIEDGSVYEVDKNYLGFTPNLTFTMKF
- a CDS encoding zinc-dependent peptidase, with protein sequence MELSAGEKVRFEESVLLFLDKVRITGIDTDLNDTDKLLVAASAVIPLFGFPGWRYRNLREVLLYDGPFNQDYETEQGKARNILGMVGSGSMNHMMILSKPALHQGFDQQRSHHNVGIHEFVHLLDKADGATDGHPEALLPQPYLTPWLKLMHREIAAIKAGRSDINVYGSTNEAEFFSVVSEYFFQQPERLEKNHPALFNMLEKIFRQDLA
- a CDS encoding LytR/AlgR family response regulator transcription factor, whose product is MKCIIVDDEPLALDLLEDNLSRIPFITNVGRCKNAFEAIQAIHEHQPDLIFLDIQMPGLDGMSFVKSLSQPPLIVFVTAHKQYSLESYDLNALDYLVKPVSFERFFKACNKAQEWHQLRKRVTTAELVSGEENAKADFMMVHIDYSLVKVSFKEILFVEGLKDYVKIFLQNAPKPLVTRMNLKAVEEALPSPDFSRIHRSYIVALDKIDALRKNALVIKGHELPLGESFRERVDNYFKLK
- a CDS encoding Fic family protein, which translates into the protein MPKYIYEHPNWTHFSWQDKAINVVFGEVRHMQGKIIGQMNALGFSAKEEATLTTLTLDVVKSSEIEGELLNYDQVRSSIARRLGINTAGLVPSSRHIEGVVEMMLDATQRHSTPLTEKRLCGWHAALFPTGYSGPYKIEVGRYRSAEIQVVSGAMGKEKVHYEAVNPALVKTEMDKFLDWFNNENSIDPVLKAAIAHFWFIIIHPFDDGNGRIGRAITDMLLARAEGSGERFYSMSSQILAERKRYYEVLQQVQHSSGDITEWLDWFLHCLKNALLATENTTQKIVRKAEFWKLHEHTAINERQRLMLNKLFDGFEGKLQSSKWAKIAKTSTDTALRDIKDLVEKGILQQTGEGGRNVNYELVDFKIT